Proteins found in one Chiloscyllium plagiosum isolate BGI_BamShark_2017 chromosome 23, ASM401019v2, whole genome shotgun sequence genomic segment:
- the LOC122561767 gene encoding protein SCO2 homolog, mitochondrial has protein sequence MRRGAENGGERGIEMGKSLGIMEPLNQLPGQGRGYQEVNQPGMFAAMIVRGHNSCWQRLRVSVSFLRSGSPDVGRSGGLALRHARCLSNGHSGMKTLRIAGRRGWHLQSTSIITDCNQKINHWGSNQSYCFYTNEMGLIIETLAIPSSQISGTDPNYPLASLQVNPQLTICKASSQPMRKKPHFQTQGRLLMAHNLPGLSSLPLVHISLGCPTFLPHRLFSQSASDRSSRSPQISLWSKFMVTCFFGSAVMGFWYYVYLEKKQKEKVKRQEQLKKLALGQGDFNLLDHTGKSRTKKDFFGKWVLLYFGFTHCPDICPDELDKMSSVVQILDKDRALPPVQPIFITVDPERDGVEEMAKYIKDFHSRMIGLTGTPEKIKDLGKAFRVYYSAGPKDEDNDYIVDHTIIIYLLNPDGLLTDYYNRSKNDQEIAESIHSHMKNYVDLFS, from the exons ATGCGAAGGGGTGCAGAAAATGGAGGGGAGCGGGGAATTGAGATGGGAAAGAGTCTTGGTATCATGGAGCCCCTCAATCAGCTGCCTGGGCAGGGCAGGGGCTACCAGGAGGTGAACCAGCCTGGAAT GTTTGCTGCGATGATCGTGAGGGGCCACAATTCATGCTGGCAACGCCTGCGGGTCAGTGTCAGTTTCTTGaggtctgggagtccagatgtGGGCAGAAGTGGTGGATTGGCCCTGAGACATGCTAGGTGCCTGAGTAATGGACACTCAGGGATGAAAACTCTCAGGATCGCAGGAAGAAGGGGCTGGCATTTACAGTCTACATCTATAATCACTGATTGCAACCAAAAGATAAACCATTGGGGCTCTAACCAGTCGTATTGTTTCTACACCAATGAAATGGGATTGATTATTGAAACATTAGCTATTCCATCATCTCAGATCAGTGGAACTGATCCAAATTATCCATTGGCAAGTTTGCAAGTCAATCCACAATTAACAATCTGTAAAGCATCAAGTCAGCCCATGAGAAAGAAGCCACATTTCCAAACTCAGGGAAGGCTATTGATGGCTCACAATTTGCCTGGCCTTTCCTCTCTACCACTTGTGCACATTAGCCTTGGCTGCCCAACCTTCCTGCCccacagattattttcacagtctGCCTCAGACAGAAGCTCAAGGAGCCCtcagatcagtctgtggtccaaaTTCATGGTGACATGCTTCTTTGGGTCTGCAGTAATGGGATTCTGGTACTATGTCTACTTGGAAAAGAAGCAGAAGGAAAAGGTGAAACGACAGGAGCAGCTAAAGAAATTAGCTCTGGGTCAAGGTGACTTCAATTTGCTGGATCACACTGGAAAATCTAGAACCAAGAAGGACTTCTTTGGCAAGTGGGTTCTCCTTTACTTTGGGTTCACCCACTGCCCTGACATCTGCCCTGATGAGCTGGACAAGATGTCCAGTGTTGTGCAGATTTTAGACAAGGACAGAGCACTACCTCCAGTCCAACCCATCTTTATCACAGTGGATCCAGAGAGAGACGGAGTGGAGGAAATGGCAAAGTATATCAAGGATTTCCATTCTCGCATGATCGGGTTGACTGGGACCCCAGAGAAGATCAAGGATTTGGGAAAGGCATTCCGAGTATACTACAGTGCTGGCCCCAAGGATGAAGACAATGACTACATTGTCGATCATACCATCATAATTTACCTTCTAAATCCAGATGGGCTTTTAACAGATTACTACAATCGGAGCAAAAATGACCAGGAAATTGCTGAGAGTATCCACAGCCACATGAAAAACTATGTTGATCTCTTCAGTTGA